A stretch of the Macaca mulatta isolate MMU2019108-1 chromosome 16, T2T-MMU8v2.0, whole genome shotgun sequence genome encodes the following:
- the LOC144335864 gene encoding uncharacterized protein LOC144335864: MGKRRWRGQDGRAALRIPRGGEEFRLRRLRSQDTGHSRPVSGITGLGLGHSLLRFPPGGLARRRGRPIPAQSFGASETQPGRPRSLAQGPSGRRVLLPPGAAPALLRPTRLEAAPGHAVPRPGREAAGSLGRWLAEEPARGPGGSTSPWRLCNPVTGWGGRYAWFPEHPSPEASSPHVFLGRNSVGSNRDPWGPPLQQARFISHGEAAAQRAEVTEIGPQSCSLPAAAQQARGIAGERQKARPAPSRAPGTEWLGLKSG; this comes from the coding sequence ATGGGGAAACGACGGTGGCGGGGACAGGATGGAAGGGCCGCGCTCCGCATCCCACGGGGAGGGGAGGAGTTCAGGCTGCGACGGCTGCGGTCGCAGGACACCGGGCACTCCCGGCCTGTCTCCGGGATAACCGGGCTGGGCCTGGGCCATTCACTGCTTCGGTTTCCCCCGGGTGGCCTCGCGCGCAGGCGCGGGCGCCCCATTCCCGCCCAGAGCTTTGGGGCCTCAGAGACCCAGCCGGGGCGACCCCGGAGCCTGGCCCAGGGTCCCTCGGGCCGCCGAGTCCTCCTGCCGCCAGGGGCCGCCCCCGCCCTCTTGCGGCCCACGAGGCTGGAGGCAGCGCCCGGGCACGCGGTCCCCAGGCCCGGCCGCGAGGCTGCGGGGAGCCTGGGGCGCTGGCTCGCTGAGGAGCCTGCACGAGGACCCGGCGGCTCCACCAGCCCTTGGCGCCTCTGCAACCCTGTGACGGGCTGGGGAGGCCGCTATGCGTGGTTCCCGGAGCACCCGTCCCCTGAGGCTTCAAGTCCTCACGTGTTTCTGGGGCGGAATTCTGTGGGCAGCAACCGCGACCCCTGGGGGCCGCCCCTCCAACAAGCGCGCTTCATTTCTCACGGGGAAGCCGCGGCCCAGAGAGCTGAGGTGACAGAGATCGGGCCGCAGAGCTGCTCCCTCCCTGCAGCCGCACAGCAGGCCAGAGGCATAGCAGGCGAGAGACAGAAGGCGAGGCCGGCGCCTTCCCGGGCACCAGGGACCGAGTGGCTTGGCCTGAAATCAGGCTAG
- the LIMD2 gene encoding LIM domain-containing protein 2 isoform X1: MFQAAGAAQATPSHDAKGGGSSTVQRSKSFSLRAQVKETCAACQKTVYPMERLVADKLIFHNSCFCCKHCHTKLSLGSYAALHGEFYCKPHFQQLFKSKGNYDEGFGRKQHKELWAHKEVDPGTKTA, translated from the exons ATGTTCCAGGCTGCAGGAGCCGCCCAGGCCACCCCCTCTCAT GATGCCAAAGGCGGCGGCAGCAGCACGGTGCAGCGCTCCAAG TCCTTCAGCCTGCGGGCCCAGGTGAAGGAGACCTGCGCCGCCTGCCAGAAGACCGTGTACCCCATGGAGCGGCTGGTGGCTGACAAGCTCATTTTCCACAACTCTTGCTTCTGCTGCAAGCACTGTCACACCAAGCTCAG cctgggcagctaTGCCGCGCTGCACGGGGAGTTCTACTGCAAACCCCACTTCCAGCAGCTGTTTAAGAGCAAAGGCAACTACGACGAGGGGTTTGGCCGCAAGCAACACAAGGAGCTCTGGGCCCACAAGGAGGTGGACCCCGGCACCAAGACGGCCTGA